Proteins from one Oncorhynchus masou masou isolate Uvic2021 chromosome 12, UVic_Omas_1.1, whole genome shotgun sequence genomic window:
- the LOC135550236 gene encoding pre-mRNA-splicing factor RBM22, producing the protein MATSLGANIYNRQNWEDADFPILCQTCLGENPYIRMTKEKYGKECKICARPFTVFRWCPGTRMRFKKTEVCQTCSKMKNVCQTCLLDLEYGLPIQVRDTGLSIKDDVPKSDVNKEYYTQNMEREIGNSDGTRPVGLLGKAPSSSDMLLKLARTTPYYKRNRPHICSFWVKGECKRGEECPYRHEKPTDPDDPLADQNIKDRYYGINDPVADKLLKRASTMPRLDTPEDKSITTLYVGGLGDSITDSELRNHFYQFGEIRTTTIVQRQQCAFIQFATRQAAELAAEKSFNKLIIKGRRLNVKWGRSQGARGKEGREREGVTEMGMKLEPVPGLPGALPPPPMDEDAPTNYFNLGPNSAPPVMNISLPPPPGVAMPPPGFGPPMFHSMDPMAIPHPIGMRPPGHVHYPSQDPQRMGAHASRHGGS; encoded by the exons ATGGCGACATCTTTAGGAGCTAATATTTACAACAGACAAAATTGGGAAGACGCG GATTTTCCTATTCTCTGCCAGACATGTCTTGGAGAGAATCCTTATATTCGAATG ACCAAGGAGAAATATGGCAAGGAGTGCAAG ATATGTGCCAGGCCCTTCACAGTGTTCCGATGGTGTCCTGGGACCCGCATGCGATTCAAAAAGACAGAGGTGTGCCAGACTTGCAGTAAGATGAAGAATGTCTGTCAGACGTGCCTGCTGGATCTAGAGTATG GCTTGCCAATACAGGTCCGAGACACTGGGCTGTCAATCAAGGACGACGTGCCAAAATCTGATGTGAACAAGGAATACTACACTCAGAACATGGAAAGAGAG ATAGGGAACTCTGATGGTACACGGCCAGTGGGTCTCCTGGGTAAGGCCCCCAGCTCGAGTGACATGCTGCTGAAGCTAGCCCGCACCACGCCTTACTACAAGAGGAACAGACCACACATCTGCTCCTTCTGGGTGAAGGGAGAATgtaagagaggagaagagtgtcCCTACAG GCATGAGAAGCCAACTGATCCTGACGATCCCCTGGCAGACCAGAACATTAAGGACCGTTACTATGGTATCAATGACCCTGTGGCTGACAAGCTGCTGAAGAGGGCCTCCACCATGCCTAGACTGGATACGCCAGAGGACAAGTCCATCACTACGCTGTATGTGGGGGGGCTCGGAGACTCCATCACTGACTCAGAGCTCAG GAACCATTTCTACCAGTTTGGGGAGATCCGGACCACCACCATCGTTCAGAGGCAGCAGTGTGCCTTCATCCAGTTTGCCACCCGTCAGGCTGCAGAGTTGGCTGCTGAGAAATCCTTCAACAAGCTCATTATCAAAGGTCGCAGACTCAACGTCAAGTGGGGCAG GTCCCAGGGAGCgcgggggaaggagggaagggagagggaaggggtgactGAGATGGGGATGAAGTTGGAGCCGGTACCTGGACTGCCTGGAG CACTACCTCCGCCACCTATGGATGAAGACGCCCCTACCAACTATTTCAACCTGGGCCCTAACTCAGCCCCTCCTGTCATGAACATCAGTCTACCCCCACCCCCCGGCGTGGCTATGCCCCCTCCAG GCTTTGGCCCACCTATGTTCCACTCGATGGACCCCATGGCGATACCCCATCCCATTGGGATGAGGCCTCCTGGCCATGTCCACTACCCCTCCCAGGATCCACAGCGCATGGGTGCACACGCCAGTCGTCACGGAGGCTCCTAG